The region CTTCTGTTCATACATGAGGTctaggcctatttataggctgagtgATAAGTACCTTTATTgctttaggcctcgtttggtttgcggaatgtctattccattaggaaaaggaataactattcatgagaatagatgaaggtggaatggaataactattcctattcttttgtttggttgtaacggtggaatagaacattgcatatgtattcttttgtttggtacaatgcaatacattggtgaatggaatcatattataatcaaattttctaaaatacccttataatacaaatataatttatattctttaggacatttttttttctttatttaagaaacataaacaatcatactatgaccttttttgtttttttttttcatatgcaattacgctacaaaatgatttataaggaaaaaaaaaaaaaaaaaacacacacacacacacatacataatcatcatatcaccatcataaaaaaaataaaaaaatagatcatctgcaaagccctttttattttattcttttttatttgttttccagcaacaaacattcattctttgcttacaaagtaaaatgatttataagagaaaaaaaaaaaaaaaaaaaaaaaaaaaataatcatcataaaaaaataaatcatctacaaagccatttttattttattattttttatttgtttttcagtaacaaacattcgttctttgcttacaagtttttctcaaacttccgcaaggcaattggagtccccccgatattaagaggtactcgttttgctacgtctaagtgcattctgtaggctaaatcataggagaaaaaaaaaaaaaaaaaaaaaaaaaaaaaaaaaaaaagactaccccacaacaatttaagttgggttgagaaacagagagaagtggatgagaatataattgcagagatggagaaagATATTGATGGTGCGcttgagtgatgaatttttgaaatcagaattaaattcttattttgtttgcgaatttgaaatttgactttttagaaaaaattgaataaaatatgatttgtttataaaaagttgaataaaatataatttgttttttaaaaagttgaataaaatatgatttatttctgaaaaaagtagaatcagaattatattttattgtcaaaatttcgtatcaaaacacaccatgagttgagaaacagagagagagagggggataagagacttgggtgttgagaaagttggggtttttgggcaaaagacgaatttaatttattcccataggaaaggaataggtattccactccttttttagtggaatacttattcctcttcgtaagggaatagttatttcgtgggaataactattcccttaaataatatacaaccaaacaaaagaatagctattccgtaggaatagctattcctttcaatgggtctaatccgcaaaccaaacgaagcCTTAGTGTTTTGCTTCATTTCTCTCCCTTGAACTAAGAGCGCCCTCAAAGTCTAATCTTGACTCGAAATCCTCTCTTTTCCAAACCGAGGTTCTTTCCTTAACAGCCTCAAGGCAAGATTCACGGCAACAAATTTGGGATTAATGTCAATCTCATATTTCTAGAGACGAGGTGTGTTCTGAAATATCTAGGACCGCGTATAACAAATTCCCGGTCTGTTGTGCTAATCATGGGACAATACCTTCCTGGGGCTCTTGGATATCCGCTCTTGCGGGCTCATATCCAGTGGGCTTTGAGCCCAAATTTTCGCACCGGCTAATGTGAGCTTAGAGACTCGTGGTTCCCGACGTGGGTCGGGCCGAGTGGGATTACTCCTAACGGTCTATGTGTAATATTATTAATAGGACCTAGCTAGCAGCATTACATACTGTGAATCCCAAATTAAACTACACACGCACGTACCATCACGAGTTTAGCATATTACTCTTACTGTAGATGAATAATCATATGCTCCTCAAAAGAAGGATATTATCATCACAAGTTGCCCATATAAGCAAGGGAAGAAAATCCCTCGGACCCACCTAAAAGAAGGCAGAATATCTTAGATGTGTGTTTCGTGGGTCTCAAAGGTCGGGGTGGGTTTTATCTGTGGGGAGGAAAAAGGGATCACGATTGTCGTTCACATTGTACGTAAGAGCATCGATCTCTATTGGAATActgaaaataactatttgaaaaaatatattcttattttaactattcatttttttatatatcacactcaacagattttttattttatttaaatattattttatatgaaaaagagtgaggaaaaaaaaaatttctttgtagtgtgaataataaataaataaaagaatcgAAAAATGgttcataataattaaatttgactattatcaTGAGCCATTTGCCTATTCTATTGGAGATGCTACTCTTGAACGCATCAAATGTTAATAGGTAGACTAAAAAGAATTTTGGGATCTAATCCCCACCAGGCTGTAAATTCTCAAGAAACTCCACTTGCTGGTTGATGATATTCATATAAGCGACAAGAAAAGAAGTTTGGAAAATTCaaaagagaggcagacgtcctgGCTTTGGTTGAGAGGCGAATCACATCTTGTCGTAGCCCTAAAAAGGTATTCCCAACAACTTGCACGACCTCCCAACCCTCTCCGCCAGTTTATAAGAGGACCAAGCATGCCAATCTCTTCCCCATACCATCCCTTAACTGAGGAGCCCTTCACTTTGTCTCTTTAAGTTTCTTTCGCTTTCGTGGGTTCTTTTGTTTTAgcagtactatatatatacacttcaTCTACGTACGTTAATCCATCGAGCTCGATCCTCCGCCTGAGAGCATTAATGGCATCAAGCTTTTTCAGTTCTTCTCGCGGCTCCAACTCCTCTTGGACGTCAAAGCAAAATAAGCAGTTTGAGAAGGCTCTGGCTTTGTATGACAAGGACACTCCAGACCGGTGGCAAAATGTGGCCAAGGCCGTCGGTGGGAAATCTGCCGAGGAAGTAAGAAGGCACTACGAGGTCCTTGTGCAGGACCTCATTAATATAGAATCTGGCCAAGTCCCGCTGCCCAATTACAAGGCCACTGCGGGGAGCAACGGCAGAGGATTCGACGATTAGCAGAGGTACGTATTTATGCACTGATCATTATATCTTTTTACCCATTACTACCACAATGCCATCTACCATGACATATATATACCTATGTTCACTGAATCTGAATTTTGATGGATTTATTGGACATTTTCTGGGGAACTTTTATTCCACCCACCATGTACGTTAACACATTTTCATGTCTCAGAAAAACATCCAAAAGAGTAACAAGGATGATATCCCTTCATGCGTCAATCAAGCACGAACTAATTAAACCTCAGCCTTTAACACCTTCTATAATATGACCAGAAAAAAGTATCTACTATGTCATTCTACCTACATGGATTATCACTGCATTACCACCCCACCAATGTCTGCATCAGCAATGATATTCCTgcacatctcatttttaaaaatactgtTGGATTTATAGCAGATTGATATTGCAAATAACCTGACAATTCTTCATTTTCATCCACAACCCTTTCCTTTTCAGGTACAGTTAACACTTGGGATGACTAAACACCGACCCTTTGCATGCCCCCAAGAAATATCTtaatagtttttagtttttgctAATTTCGATTGCAATTTTCTATTATGATCTGTATCCATACATATTCTTATTGAACTTGGTAAGAGAAGACCCACATGAAATCTAATCCTACCTGTTTTAGGCCACAACCACATGCACATGGTCCTCTATTTTCGAGCTCAGCCCAAACCgacataaatattatttaaaactaGCCGTTTTTTATGTATGAGGATCATTCTATGACGCAAACAGTGATCCTTGGATCTAGCTCAAACTTTTGGCAGCCTTAATAGTATctcaacccaaaaataaaaaattataattgtcTTCTACTGTTAGGAAACGGCCGCcgtactttcttttttttttaagaaaataaaatacttagtagatttttaaattttatttggtaTAAAATCTGTACCTACAAGTTTTATAAGCTTACACATGCCTCATGTGCCCGTAGAGGAGTTGCCTCCGTACTCCACGCGCCTTACATGCTGCCTACCACACGCTCTCTCACGCGCCACCTGAATTTTCGGTTGTCCATCCCATGGGCTAATACATGCCAAAGCCTACTTCCTTTTGCCTGCTATCCCAACCCTGTTCGGCCCAATTAGGAGCCCATGACCGAGCCCATGACCAATCTAGTCAGGAGCCCTTATTGACCAACTTCAGTGGCCTCTTTGGTGCCGTATCAACAACCGTCGACCCAATTATTTGGCCACTGCATCAATGCCGACAACTATGTTGATGTTAGGCCAACTATGTTGATGTTAGGCCAGCCCATCACAAACCATTGTCCAAGTCTGGCCCACCAACGGCTACCATCTTACCCCTATCCAACTGTCAGCCATCTTATGGCCCTAGCCCACCGCCTGGCCCCGTCATCTACCATCCGACCCAATCCATTGTTGGCCACTATTCGGCTCAAAGCAGAATTCCTAAAATCAAATTGTAACTCAATAATCTTAATTTTACTTAAATATTCAACGTATTGGGCCTCAGTTGCTAAAAGAGTTTGAGTCAACACATTATAgaagtattaaagtattaattatgtaattaaattcatcaattttttatctgtttaagcttttaaaatgaGTGATATTTAATCCAACGATCATtttcattaactttttttttttttttttttgaaatcattaccttcctcttatttttgtcctttttgtaATTAACAAGAATATACGGAGGAAAAGATCCCCTTTGTCTGTCCTCCCCTTGTATTCCATAATTTcttgggaaagaaaaaaaggaaagaaaataccAACTTGGTATTTACAATTATATTTTCGATACTTTTTTCTATGAATTAACTAAtgctgatttttcttttttatattgtttaattttccCTCAGCAGGCTGATGAAGAATCTAAGGCTCTAATGAAGCCAAAGCATAACTCATGTGGATGTGGTCGATCATAAGATCTGTAAAAAGTACGTGGATGTGCCATTAGCAGTAgatgcctaaaaaaaaaatgtatttacgTCCTGATCATCAATAAACTTGCACCTATGGTAAGGGATTGTctaatttgaagaaatattGTGATTGTCTCTAAATGCTTCCTCTACATCGAATGTTCAAGCAATAAAGCAACTAAATAATCAGATCACATGGAAATCTATGGGAATAAAGACAATCAATATATTGaataataatcaaattagaAGAATACAAGTGCAACCAAATGCACAAATATATCATAATTCAACTGAAAATTTGGCATCGTGACTTTATATCGTTCGTTCACTGACCTTTCAAAGTGttagaaaaagtaaacaaaagcaaaaaaatgaaatgctcataaggcgcgttacaacgtcactttccttaaaaaattatttgatccCACCATAAAAGTATGCCAATGTTGAATACGACTCGTGAACTTGATTATAACTCGATAAAAAAAAGTTAGTACGTTTGGTTTGAGTTTAATGCTTGTGTGTAGGTTAAGTTCGAGTTGAATCAGTTGATGTACCCAACTCAAAATTGACCTATAAATATAATTACATGCTTGTGTTGATAGAGTAATTAATTGTAAATGAACAAGTTTGTTCGATAACTTGTTCGTATAAACTCAACTCGAATTCCCGACACAATACTAAGTTAGGACTTGCATTTGTTTATGAGCAATAAAAACCCATACAAATCCTGCATCTGCCACCAATTGAACCGTGTGTTCCAAGCCCAATGacacctatatatatacacgtacatGACCATATATAATTGATGAACCATTCGCAACATTCGACACGACACGAGCCATGTACTGCTGCCTCAAATTTTTCCCCGCGATTGAAGCCATTCGCAGTGAATTCCCTGCCTTGTTCTTTCGTATTCCTCGGCTCCTAACTATAACCACTAAAGACCCgaccagaaaaaataaaataaaataaaatctgaccACTAAAAGCCCAGCGGTTTGCCACATTAATAGCTCAGCCTAGCACTATATAAACAAGCACAATTTCAATCAGAATACAAGCGTTAATCAGTTACAGTCGTCTTCCACTTTCTCATAACAAGTTCAGATTTTGGTTCATTGGtttgaaggaaaagaagagatggCAAACAGAGTGGAACTCGTTTTGGTAATCTCTTTGGTGCTTGTTTTATCGATCAGCTCGGCATTGGGGGCAGAAAGCCCAGCGCCAAGTGCAATGCAGCAAGCAGGCAATGCTGCCTCAGGCGCGGTAGAGAAGGGCAAGGAGAATGTTAAGAACGCCGGCGAATCATGGGGTCAATGGTTAACAGATAAATGGGAGTGAGTTTctgctttttttaattattcagtTTTTCCCTATTCATTTTCATAGGCAATTATTACGCGCTGCTGAGTTGCTTTGATTCTCTTTTTGTTTCCAGGAACCTTGGCTCTAACCATGGAGATTCATATTCACCTCAATACGCACCAGCAGGGGCACCCATGGCGGCTTAGAATTTGGAGAGTTACAGCACTACTCCAGTTAGTTAATAATActtttaacaatattttttattccaaGTAAAGCTCCTCTCTTCTAGAGGTGCTTTTTCGGAGAGGAAGTTGTATGATTGAGAGAGAAACTTGCTTAGCTACAGGCTAACTCTGTATGCAATGTTGTAATGGCCGGTTGATAATAAATTCcatcaaataaatgttattcaTTCCACAAACATCGTTAATCATGGGGTACAAGGAAAGTCTGCTGCATTGTGAGCAAGCCCGAATAAAACTGTtcatactaaattttattttatatcatttaatgatgtatatggtgttatttcatttaaaatttttaaataggcctatatatatatattttgtatgcatCATAACATGGTTCTCGAGGATCCTATTCCATAAAAGTAAATCCATGGGGTAATATTCCAAATTTCTTGGAATTAGGATCCCTACCTGAAAGTTGCTGAATTGCAGTTCTACTCACAAATACAAGGTTGCAAAGCCTACCTACTCCAAACAGCCTGAAGTGTAAAATCCACTTGTCCCATACTCCACAGCTTCTCGATCTCTTTGAACTAGGGGTTGaaaattcatttcctttttaatatatatatatatatatatatatatatatatatatatatatatatatattaggaccTTTAAGTTTTGTTTAGGTTTTTCTCACCATCATCTCAAAGGTACACCTCAtttacttcattttttctttttcttttgataatctAAATCTCGATTATTTTATGAGATAATGATCATCTATGACAGATAAttgtgaattgtgtaacaagggTGAAAATGTAGGCAAATAATAACCGCCTACATTCGCTATCCACTCTCTGCATATGCAGATACGGTTTTAGGGTATGCAAATTCGGTTAATAACCACATCtacattttctttatatatatgattaaatttactaaaacgatgtcgttttggatttaaaaagttttttatttttatgttatgttaggtttttttcactatcCTCTTAAAGTCATACATCAttacatttactttttttcttttctttgagtaATCCAAATCTCGATTACTTCTCTATAAAACAATGACCCTTTATGGCTAATAATCATGAATTTTGTAACaagtaaaatcttaatttatttaagtttgcatacaataataaccgcattatttaAGTTTGAATATAGATTTTGATAGTAATCTGAAATGGTCAGTACTGTATATGTGGATAATGGATAATAATTGCATTAACTATGTAAATGCGAATACCTAAAAGTAATAGCCGCATTATACAGATGCAGATATTACtaataaccgcatccacatccccattttcacccctagtaacaagtgaaatattaatttatttaaacttacatatagtaataaccacattatttaatattgcatataaatttagatagtAATTCAAAATACTTATTACCTCAcatgcggatagcggataataaatGCATTTAATAACCGCGATAACAAGGCAAATGTGGATAGTAAGACAATGGTACGGATACGGATGCCTAAATGTAATAACCGCATCATGAGAATGCGGATACtattaataaccgcatccgcattttcaccccttaAATATGAATTGCAGATATTCAAATTATAGAAAATCTCAATCTATGatatattgattttgttttttcatcttCCACGTAATTGTtacgtttgtttcgacgtaaaatgcttttcatcgtaaaatatttttcatgaaattattattcggaaaaaataattttccttaaaatattttttaatgtttggctcgtacgaaaaaatcactaacAGAATAAAACGGAATCCTGCAACCGTCGCCAAATTACCGCAATGTTCAGCcaccgtcgccagattccggccaatttCGCCCAAATCTAGCCTAGTTTGGCCTGAATCTGGTCCACCGAATTCTGGCCAATACGGCCAGAATTAGGCTGTACTAGCCGAATTCCAACCGTTCTAGTTAGATTCCGACAATCGGGTACCAAAATTCGAAGATCTTTTGCAATAGAGTCGaactaccaacaaactctatTGTTCGGCGATAGCGAATTCCCATAAATGTGCttgcaagaatgaagaaaaaaataaaattactttcatTTGGATATAAAAATCAGTCCAAAATCCATTACAATTCGTTTCTGCCAACCAAGTTATAACCAGCtttatactccgtttgtttcgacataaaatgttttctatcataaaatgttttaaacgaaatcatttttcagaaaaataatttacctgaaaatattttcttctaGCATTTAGcttgtacgaaaaaatcaccaacggcgTAAAACGAAATCCGGCAAATAGATTTCAgccaaactggccggaatctaaTGAGTACGGCCGAAATCCGGCCAATTTCACCTGAATTTGGCTTAGTTTGGCTGGAATCAAGCAAAAATTTTCAGATTCCGCCCAGTACGGCCGGAATTTGGTTCACCAGAATTTCGTTGTACTAGCCGAATTCTGACCGACGGCCATACTGGTCAAATTCCAGTACTGGTAGGATTCTGGAGGTAGAGTTGTGTTACCAACAAACTTCAATGCCCGGCGGTAGTAGATTCCTACAAACATAAGTacaagaatgaaaagtttaaatctagaaaacgattcgtttttcaaaaattaaaatgatttttagggttaaattaaaaataattttcgttgaccattattttttttccttcaccaaacaccgaaaaatattaaaattatttttcaaaaaatattttatgccgatacaaacaaagcattaataatttaaaaactcattccaaatcaaaacatcatcaagttttacattataaaaagaaaagatatatatttcttaaattttaaagtacGTAATTATTACagtcatttttaaaagaatttggcTTATTTGCATTTTATCGGTTCAGATTTAAGattattcacttttttttattattaaaaaaaaaaaccaaaatttaaatttaaaccgtcaaaaaaacaattacatactttttaaaatatagataaaaattagaagaaaaaaaagtacacataatcccATCAAATTAATACCACATTGTCAATGCCCCCgaactatcaattgtgttaatattCCCCcactaaactataaaaaaattgGGAATGTCTCTTTAATAACAAAAAGGATGTGTTATTCCTACATCACATTGCCCTACATCAATCTTACACCAAAACATATTAGGTGTAGGACCCATATATATAGGACCCAAATATATGAGATCCATATACATGGATCTCACACCCTATATGTCTTGGTGTAAGATTGATGTAAGataatataatgaaaaaaaactcatttcccatgacaaaaatacatttcataaaattattaaaataaaataaaaactgaaaaagttattaaaaatatataaaataacaaaaataataataaaattaaaaactggttttttttttcttttatataattttcagtttttttttcgttttttttttaaaaaaaaataaatttcttttttgttttttttaatttaattaaaaaactggttttttttttcttttccagttctttttgttttttttttaaatcgttttttttttaattcatttttttatttgtttttttaaaaataatttttttaattttttaattattatttgtttttaattttagttttttttttcaaatttataaaaatatttttgtcttattaaaaaaaattaggatcatttctatttttctgTTAGTCTTAAGAAtgacattaataatttttttataatttaaaaaaaatattaatacaattaatagtttgaaaAGTACAATAACAATTAagtaatagtttaaaaaaaatatgtttttacttttctctaaaaattacattctttaaaaataaatatcaccTGCTCTAGTCCAGAGAAaaacttgattttcttttttttttttaataaaacgcTAGTTAGTAAATAGCACCGAACATGCCATATAACTTGATGTTAGCGTTTAAATTtgcactttaaaaaaaaaaaacaaatactaaTTTTCGCGTTAATTATATATCGGTGTATATCAATCTCTTAAAAAAGACTAattcttataaaaattattaattcaaactttaaataaccggttaaagagaaaaaaaaaaaaaaaaaaaaaaaacaaaacaaaacaaaaaataacgcAATACAAATTCCAAAGATCAttgccaaaaaaagaagaagattcaaGTCTTAGATGTGTGTAACACTACGTACGAATGTCACAGCAATCAGAAGTTGGAATTTGGAACGACTTTTCATTTGGTTTTGGGAGAGACGAagaaatcttcttcttcttcttcgtcaaaGTTCACGCTCGTAATCACGCCGTTGAAAGAAGACAAGCAAAACTTCCTGGACCGTACACCAAACCCCAAACAAGCCCTGCCACTCATATCCAGAGACACACCTAGCGCCGCGGACAACTGACCACAGCCGTCAGATAACATCATGACCTTCTCACCAACGGCCAGATTCTCCCCCCACGCCTTCATCACCAACACGTCGTTGACGGCCACGCACGCTATCAAATCCGAACCCACCGATTTCGCCGATTCCACCCGTTTGACGAATTGAGCGCAAGTCGGAGAAAACGCGGCCGGAACGCCAACCAACACCACTCTTTTTCCCTTGCATAGGCTTGAGAGAGCGACGGTCTGGACGGCACCGTTTCGGTTGAGATAAGAAAGGGTTACGTTCGGCAATTTCTCGCCCACGGGGATCGAGATCGGCTTGTGCTGTTTCGTAATGTGATGGCGGGGATGCACGGTGGAGACTGATCGGAGCGGAGGCGGGCCTGGCTGCCCGTAGAGGTTGAGGAGGGAGGACCTTCGGGACTTGGGGAGGGTGGTGTGGGGGTTCCATTCTGTAAAGATGGATTTATGTGAGACTGTTAAAGGAAAACTTGTTTGGCTCAACGACGGCGGCAACGATGATgatgaagaggatgatgtgATTTGGGCGGTGGCAAATGTAGCTGCAATATTATTAACAGAGGCAGCCATAATTAACGTGTGAAGCGGTGGGGgtagtgaagaagaaggagggTTTTATGAGCGTTGGTAAAACGCGGTTCGGTTGTCCAGAAACATCCATGGGAAGTCAAAAAGTTGTCTCCTCGTAATTCACGTACCAGTTTGAGTACGTGAGAGGGACAATGGTTGGCACGCATTTAAGAGGTGCCAAATGGCGCATTCCCAAATAGTCATCCAATAAGCTCTTTGGTCGTTTGAGCTGGATGTTGTCGCGGCGAGTTTCTATTGGTTCTAATTTCAAGAGCCTTTCTGACCGTaaagaaaaatagtaataatgTTAATATTTACAACTACTTATCATAATTATTTCACATCGTGATTTAAGTGTCACACACCCCTAcattttttaacatattttatatttagtattttaatttttttttttattgtaaataaGATGTGTCTCACTATAATTTTGGTGTTGATTTGATATATTAAGTTATTTACGGATTTTTGttcacttttttaaatggtaaagactttttttattgttttaatgtattattattattattcctgTTGATGCATTTTTCAGCCTGTAAATGTGGCAACATCGGAGTCGTCCATTTGCCTGTGACTTGCAAGACAACAAAAGTCCGTCGAGGGTTGGCTAATAGAGCCTCCTTCGACGATCAAACTAATAAAGAGTCATGAGAATGAAAAGATGAAAAGACCGAGTGATCTAAGATAAGATAGCCCCTTTGTtcata is a window of Alnus glutinosa chromosome 4, dhAlnGlut1.1, whole genome shotgun sequence DNA encoding:
- the LOC133866517 gene encoding protein RADIALIS-like 5, yielding MASSFFSSSRGSNSSWTSKQNKQFEKALALYDKDTPDRWQNVAKAVGGKSAEEVRRHYEVLVQDLINIESGQVPLPNYKATAGSNGRGFDD
- the LOC133866516 gene encoding peroxiredoxin-2E-1, chloroplastic-like, which encodes MAASVNNIAATFATAQITSSSSSSSLPPSLSQTSFPLTVSHKSIFTEWNPHTTLPKSRRSSLLNLYGQPGPPPLRSVSTVHPRHHITKQHKPISIPVGEKLPNVTLSYLNRNGAVQTVALSSLCKGKRVVLVGVPAAFSPTCAQFVKRVESAKSVGSDLIACVAVNDVLVMKAWGENLAVGEKVMMLSDGCGQLSAALGVSLDMSGRACLGFGVRSRKFCLSSFNGVITSVNFDEEEEEDFFVSPKTK